One Saprospira sp. CCB-QB6 genomic window carries:
- a CDS encoding PaaI family thioesterase: MSKEKAEWIVGEQMLAKDAFSQWLGIQVDEIRPGFAELSMRVRPEMTNGFGIAHGGICYSLADTALAFAANAHGPKSRSINTSIVHTLAVAEGEKLLARAEEEYLHPKLAHYKVHIYNGKGEQVAIFQGSVYRSSKSWTPEELA, encoded by the coding sequence ATGTCTAAAGAAAAAGCAGAATGGATCGTGGGCGAACAGATGTTGGCCAAAGATGCCTTTAGCCAATGGCTAGGCATTCAGGTGGATGAAATTCGCCCGGGCTTTGCCGAGCTAAGCATGCGGGTTCGTCCCGAAATGACAAATGGTTTTGGCATTGCGCATGGTGGCATTTGCTATTCTTTGGCCGATACAGCCTTGGCTTTTGCGGCCAATGCACATGGTCCAAAAAGCCGCTCGATCAATACCTCTATTGTGCATACTTTGGCGGTAGCTGAGGGCGAAAAATTATTAGCGAGGGCCGAAGAAGAATATTTGCACCCCAAATTGGCCCATTATAAGGTCCATATTTATAACGGAAAAGGCGAACAAGTGGCCATTTTCCAAGGCTCGGTTTATCGCTCTTCTAAAAGCTGGACCCCAGAGGAGCTGGCCTAG
- a CDS encoding acetyl-CoA C-acyltransferase has protein sequence MSKASFLVDGVRTAIGNFGGTLSPVRTDDLAAHVIKELVARHPNIPQDSYDDVILGCANQAGEDNRNVARMALLLAGLPYSVPGETVNRLCASGMSAAIHAHRAIMAGDGELFLAGGVEHMTRGPWVISKVSKPFGRDAQMHDSSFGWRFVNPKMKEIYGVDGMGVTAENLVDLHQISRADQDLFAYRSQMKAAAAQEKGILAEEIVPIAIKRRKQEDLIFDQDEFIKPNSSLEVLGKLRAAFRKEGGSVTAGNSSGLNDGAAVNLIASAAAVERYQLQPLAQIISSAVVGVEPRIMGIGPVEASRKALAKAGLSLDQMDVIELNEAFAAQSLACTRSLGLADDDPRINPNGGAIAIGHPLGVTGARILLAAARELQRKGGKYALVTMCIGVGQGYATIIKNVNV, from the coding sequence ATGTCTAAAGCAAGTTTTTTGGTGGATGGTGTACGCACGGCCATCGGTAATTTTGGCGGGACTTTATCGCCTGTTCGGACCGATGATTTGGCGGCCCATGTGATTAAGGAATTGGTGGCCCGCCATCCCAATATTCCGCAAGATAGTTATGATGATGTGATTTTGGGCTGTGCCAATCAGGCCGGAGAAGACAACCGAAATGTGGCCCGTATGGCGCTTTTGTTGGCGGGTTTGCCTTATTCGGTGCCTGGCGAAACGGTGAATCGACTTTGTGCTTCGGGCATGTCGGCTGCTATTCATGCGCATCGGGCCATTATGGCGGGCGATGGGGAGCTGTTTTTGGCTGGAGGCGTGGAGCATATGACCCGCGGTCCTTGGGTCATTTCTAAGGTCTCTAAACCTTTTGGCCGAGATGCGCAGATGCATGATTCTAGCTTCGGTTGGCGCTTTGTCAATCCCAAAATGAAGGAAATTTATGGAGTGGATGGCATGGGCGTAACTGCCGAGAACTTGGTGGATTTGCACCAAATTTCAAGAGCTGATCAAGATCTTTTTGCCTATCGCTCTCAAATGAAGGCGGCTGCGGCTCAAGAAAAAGGCATTTTGGCCGAAGAAATTGTGCCGATTGCCATCAAACGACGCAAACAAGAGGACCTTATTTTTGATCAAGATGAGTTCATCAAACCCAATTCTAGTCTAGAAGTTTTGGGCAAGTTGCGGGCTGCTTTTCGCAAGGAAGGCGGTAGCGTGACGGCGGGCAATTCTTCTGGCCTCAATGATGGCGCAGCGGTTAATCTTATCGCTTCGGCAGCAGCGGTGGAGCGCTACCAATTGCAGCCTTTGGCCCAAATTATTAGCTCGGCTGTGGTGGGCGTAGAGCCTCGAATTATGGGAATCGGTCCCGTAGAAGCTAGCCGAAAAGCCTTGGCCAAAGCTGGACTCAGCCTCGATCAAATGGATGTGATTGAGCTCAATGAGGCCTTTGCTGCCCAAAGTTTGGCTTGCACCCGCAGCCTCGGTCTAGCCGATGACGATCCTCGCATCAATCCCAATGGCGGTGCGATTGCCATTGGCCACCCCTTGGGGGTAACGGGCGCCCGCATTTTGTTGGCGGCCGCTCGAGAGTTGCAGCGCAAAGGTGGAAAATACGCTTTGGTAACGATGTGTATTGGCGTGGGCCAAGGCTATGCAACCATCATCAAAAATGTAAATGTCTAA